One Ricinus communis isolate WT05 ecotype wild-type chromosome 1, ASM1957865v1, whole genome shotgun sequence DNA window includes the following coding sequences:
- the LOC8274764 gene encoding myosin-9 isoform X6: MEVLLVNIDVGSHIWVGDPQVAWLDGIVFNIKGGDAEIQTGDGKTIVASLSRVYARDVETPAGGVDDMTKLQYLHEPAVLHNLATRYEINEIYTYTGNILIAVNPFQRLPHLYDAYMMEQYKGARVGELSPHVFAIAEISYREMINEGKSNSILVSGESGAGKTETTKMLMRYLAYLGGNKAAEGRTVEQKVLESNPVLEAFGNAKTVRNNNSSRFGKFVEIQFDEHGRISGAAIRTYLLERSRVCQISDPERNYHCFYLLCAAPQEEIEKYKLGNPRSFHYLNQSSCYELVGVDDAHDYTATRRAMDVVGISEKEQEAIFRVVAAILHLGNIDFTKDEDIDSSVVKDESNFHLQMTAELLMCDPQSLEDALCKRVMITPEEIIKKSLDPHGAAVNRDGLAKTIYSRLFDWLVDKINVSIGQDPNSNCLIGVLDIYGFESFRTNSFEQFCINFTNEKLQQHFNQHVFKMDQQEYIKEEINWSYIEFVDNQDVLDLIEKKPGGIIALLDEACMFPKATHETFSERLYQTFKDHKRFVKPKLTRTDFTIIHYAGEVQYQSDQFLDKNKDYVVPEHQDLLSASRCSFVAGLFPSLSEETTKSSKFSSIGSRFKLQLQQLMDILNSTEPHYIRCVKPNNSLEPSVFDSINVLQQLRSGGVLEAIRIKCSGFPAHRTFSEFLQRYGMLAAEIRRGNYEEMAACKFILEKMELTGYQLGKTKVFLRAGHMADLDAQRARLLRSSATVIQRQVRTRAARNNFILKRQASIHIQSQWRGKLTRELYKEMKREAAAVKIQKNLRRQLATRSFKGIKSSAVVLQTSLRVMAARKELRVKEQTKAVTFLQANWRSRKAVSCYKKSKEASVVSQHSLTESTAGRELINSSMEAEETDLLLEKNDKLERQVEELTCHLQSEKQLRIELEEAKGREITALLHSLKMMQNQIDETNAVLFKEREAAQKENGERLVFAKTLMLDDDAKEIESLKASVWEEKQRADSSERKYAEAQELSEITRKKLRETEKRVCQLQDSLNRPICRAENDVAHLIKLDFNVSTHCPKCEG; encoded by the exons aTGGAGGTTTTACTGGTGAACATTGATGTTGGTTCCCATATCTGGGTCGGAGATCCTCAAGTAGCATGGTTAGATGGAATAGTGTTTAACATTAAAGGAGGGGATGCTGAGATTCAAACTGGCGATGGAAAGACT ATTGTTGCAAGTTTATCCAGAGTGTACGCAAGAGATGTGGAAACTCCTGCTGGTGGGGTTGATGACATGACTAAGCTGCAATATTTGCATGAGCCTGCAGTTTTGCACAATTTGGCAACCAGATATGAGATCAATGAAATCTAT ACTTATACTGGCAACATTCTTATTGCTGTCAATCCATTCCAAAGGCTCCCACATTTGTACGATGCTTACATGATGGAACAATACAAGGGAGCACGGGTTGGAGAACTAAGCCCTCATGTTTTTGCAATTGCTGAAATTTCATATAG GGAAATGATTAATGAGGGTAAAAGCAACTCAATTCTTGTTAGTGGTGAAAGTGGGGCTGGTAAAACAGAAACAACTAAAATGCTCATGCGCTACCTTGCATATTTGGGTGGCAATAAGGCTGCTGAAGGACGGACAGTTGAACAAAAAGTCCTAGAG TCAAATCCAGTTCTTGAAGCATTTGGCAATGCCAAGACTGTCAGAAATAACAATTCCAG CCGTTTCGGGAAATTTGTTGAGATTCAATTTGATGAGCATGGAAGAATATCAGGAGCAGCCATCAGAACTTATCTTCTTGAGAGATCTCGAGTTTGTCAAATCTCAGATCCCGAGCGCAACTATCACTGCTTTTACCTTTTATGTGCTGCACCACAAGAG GAGATTGAGAAGTATAAGCTTGGAAATCCCAGGTCTTTTCATTATCTTAATCAATCCAGTTGCTATGAACTGGTTGGTGTTGATGATGCCCATGATTATACAGCCACTAGAAGAGCTATGGATGTTGTTGGAATAAGTGAGAAAGAACAG gaAGCTATTTTCAGAGTTGTGGCTGCAATTCTTCACCTTGGCAATATTGATTTTACGAAGGATGAAGATATTGATTCCTCAGTTGTAAAAGATGAGTCCAATTTTCATCTCCAAATGACAGCTGAGCTTCTCAT GTGTGATCCTCAATCATTGGAAGATGCACTATGTAAGCGTGTAATGATAACCCCGgaagaaatcataaaaaaaagtcTTGATCCTCATGGTGCGGCAGTTAATAGAGATGGTTTAGCCAAGACAATATATTCACGGTTGTTTGATTG GTTGGTGGATAAAATTAATGTGTCTATTGGGCAAGATCCTAACTCAAATTGTCTGATTGGAGTCCTTGACATTTATGGCTTTGAAAGCTTTAGGACTAACAG TTTTGAACAGTTCTGCATTAACTTTACAAATGAAAAGCTGCAACAGCATTTCAACCAG CATGTGTTCAAGATGGATCAACAAGAATACATAAAAGAGGAAATTAACTGGAGCTACATAGAATTTGTAGATAATCAAGATGTTCTAGACCTTATTGAGAAG AAACCAGGTGGGATCATTGCCCTGCTTGATGAGGCATG TATGTTTCCAAAAGCAACTCATGAGACATTTTCTGAGAGGCTTTATCAGACCTTCAAAGATCACAAGCGGTTCGTTAAGCCAAAACTGACTCGCACAGATTTTACCATCATTCATTATGCAGGAGAG GTTCAATATCAGTCTGATCAGTTTTTAGACAAAAACAAAGACTATGTTGTTCCTGAACATCAGGATTTGTTGTCTGCTTCTCGATGCTCTTTCGTAGCAGGCCTGTTTCCTTCACTTTCTGAAGAGACCACCAAATCATCAAAGTTCTCATCTATCGGTTCCCGTTTTAAG CTGCAGCTGCAGCAGCTGATGGATATACTGAATTCTACTGAGCCCCACTACATTAGATGTGTGAAGCCGAATAATTCTCTAGAACCTTCTGTATTTGATAGTATCAATGTCTTGCAACAACTACGTTCTGGT GGAGTTCTTGAGGCAATCAGAATCAAATGTTCTGGATTTCCTGCTCATAGGACCTTCTCTGAGTTCCTGCAACGATATGGAATGCTTGCAGCAGAGATTCGGAGGGGCAA CTATGAAGAGATGGCTGCATGCAAATTCATCTTGGAAAAGATGGAGCTTACAGGGTATCAG TTGGGGAAAACCAAGGTTTTCTTAAGAGCTGGTCATATGGCCGATTTAGATGCACAAAGAGCCAGATTACTCCGCAGCTCAGCAACAGTCATCCAGCGGCAGGTCAGAACTCGTGCTGCTCGTAATAATTTCATCCTCAAGAGGCAGGCTTCTATTCATATACAATCTCAATGGAGAG GGAAACTCACTCGTGAATTATATAAGGAGATGAAACGAGAGGCAGCTGCTGTCAAAATTCAGAAGAATTTACGTAGACAACTGGCTACAAGATCGTTTAAGGGGATTAAGTCCTCTGCAGTTGTCTTGCAAACAAGTTTGCGGGTAATGGCTGCACGTAAGGAATTAAGAGTCAAGGAGCAAACCAAGGCTGTAACTTTCCTTCAG GCCAATTGGCGCTCTCGCAAAGCTGTTTCATGCTATAAGAAGAGTAAGGAAGCATCAGTTGTTTCCCAACATAGTTTGACAGAAAGTACTGCAGGGAGAGAGCTTATCAACTCGAGCATG GAAGCAGAAGAAACAGATTTACTCCTGGAAAAGAATGATAAACTTGAGAGACAAGTGGAGGAACTCACTTGCCATTTGCAGTCTGAAAAACAATTGAGG ATTGAATTGGAAGAAGCAAAAGGGCGAGAGATAACAGCACTGCTGCATTCCCTGAAAATGATGCAAAACCAAATTGATGAGACAAATGCAGTTCTGTTCAAGGAACGTGAGGCTGCACAAAAGGAAAATGGAGAACGTCTTGTTTTTGCAAAAACATTGATGCTTGATGATGATGCAAAGGAGATTGAGAGCTTAAAG GCATCAGTATgggaagaaaaacaaagagcTGATAGTTCTGAAAGGAAATACGCTGAAGCCCAAGAATTAAGTGAGATAACACGTAAGAAATTAAGAGAAACTGAAAAGAGAGTGTGTCAACTTCAAGACTCTTTGAACAG ACCAATTTGCAGAGCTGAAAATGATGTTGCACACCTCATCAAACTCGACTTCAACGTCTCGACCCATTGCCCCAAATGTGAAGGTTGA
- the LOC8274764 gene encoding myosin-9 isoform X5 — MEVLLVNIDVGSHIWVGDPQVAWLDGIVFNIKGGDAEIQTGDGKTIVASLSRVYARDVETPAGGVDDMTKLQYLHEPAVLHNLATRYEINEIYTYTGNILIAVNPFQRLPHLYDAYMMEQYKGARVGELSPHVFAIAEISYREMINEGKSNSILVSGESGAGKTETTKMLMRYLAYLGGNKAAEGRTVEQKVLESNPVLEAFGNAKTVRNNNSSRFGKFVEIQFDEHGRISGAAIRTYLLERSRVCQISDPERNYHCFYLLCAAPQEEIEKYKLGNPRSFHYLNQSSCYELVGVDDAHDYTATRRAMDVVGISEKEQEAIFRVVAAILHLGNIDFTKDEDIDSSVVKDESNFHLQMTAELLMCDPQSLEDALCKRVMITPEEIIKKSLDPHGAAVNRDGLAKTIYSRLFDWLVDKINVSIGQDPNSNCLIGVLDIYGFESFRTNSFEQFCINFTNEKLQQHFNQHVFKMDQQEYIKEEINWSYIEFVDNQDVLDLIEKKPGGIIALLDEACMFPKATHETFSERLYQTFKDHKRFVKPKLTRTDFTIIHYAGEVQYQSDQFLDKNKDYVVPEHQDLLSASRCSFVAGLFPSLSEETTKSSKFSSIGSRFKLQLQQLMDILNSTEPHYIRCVKPNNSLEPSVFDSINVLQQLRSGGVLEAIRIKCSGFPAHRTFSEFLQRYGMLAAEIRRGNYEEMAACKFILEKMELTGYQLGKTKVFLRAGHMADLDAQRARLLRSSATVIQRQVRTRAARNNFILKRQASIHIQSQWRGKLTRELYKEMKREAAAVKIQKNLRRQLATRSFKGIKSSAVVLQTSLRVMAARKELRVKEQTKAVTFLQANWRSRKAVSCYKKSKEASVVSQHSLTESTAGRELINSSMEAEETDLLLEKNDKLERQVEELTCHLQSEKQLRIELEEAKGREITALLHSLKMMQNQIDETNAVLFKEREAAQKENGERLVFAKTLMLDDDAKEIESLKASVWEEKQRADSSERKYAEAQELSEITRKKLRETEKRVCQLQDSLNSVAQDVIFHVRPICRAENDVAHLIKLDFNVSTHCPKCEG; from the exons aTGGAGGTTTTACTGGTGAACATTGATGTTGGTTCCCATATCTGGGTCGGAGATCCTCAAGTAGCATGGTTAGATGGAATAGTGTTTAACATTAAAGGAGGGGATGCTGAGATTCAAACTGGCGATGGAAAGACT ATTGTTGCAAGTTTATCCAGAGTGTACGCAAGAGATGTGGAAACTCCTGCTGGTGGGGTTGATGACATGACTAAGCTGCAATATTTGCATGAGCCTGCAGTTTTGCACAATTTGGCAACCAGATATGAGATCAATGAAATCTAT ACTTATACTGGCAACATTCTTATTGCTGTCAATCCATTCCAAAGGCTCCCACATTTGTACGATGCTTACATGATGGAACAATACAAGGGAGCACGGGTTGGAGAACTAAGCCCTCATGTTTTTGCAATTGCTGAAATTTCATATAG GGAAATGATTAATGAGGGTAAAAGCAACTCAATTCTTGTTAGTGGTGAAAGTGGGGCTGGTAAAACAGAAACAACTAAAATGCTCATGCGCTACCTTGCATATTTGGGTGGCAATAAGGCTGCTGAAGGACGGACAGTTGAACAAAAAGTCCTAGAG TCAAATCCAGTTCTTGAAGCATTTGGCAATGCCAAGACTGTCAGAAATAACAATTCCAG CCGTTTCGGGAAATTTGTTGAGATTCAATTTGATGAGCATGGAAGAATATCAGGAGCAGCCATCAGAACTTATCTTCTTGAGAGATCTCGAGTTTGTCAAATCTCAGATCCCGAGCGCAACTATCACTGCTTTTACCTTTTATGTGCTGCACCACAAGAG GAGATTGAGAAGTATAAGCTTGGAAATCCCAGGTCTTTTCATTATCTTAATCAATCCAGTTGCTATGAACTGGTTGGTGTTGATGATGCCCATGATTATACAGCCACTAGAAGAGCTATGGATGTTGTTGGAATAAGTGAGAAAGAACAG gaAGCTATTTTCAGAGTTGTGGCTGCAATTCTTCACCTTGGCAATATTGATTTTACGAAGGATGAAGATATTGATTCCTCAGTTGTAAAAGATGAGTCCAATTTTCATCTCCAAATGACAGCTGAGCTTCTCAT GTGTGATCCTCAATCATTGGAAGATGCACTATGTAAGCGTGTAATGATAACCCCGgaagaaatcataaaaaaaagtcTTGATCCTCATGGTGCGGCAGTTAATAGAGATGGTTTAGCCAAGACAATATATTCACGGTTGTTTGATTG GTTGGTGGATAAAATTAATGTGTCTATTGGGCAAGATCCTAACTCAAATTGTCTGATTGGAGTCCTTGACATTTATGGCTTTGAAAGCTTTAGGACTAACAG TTTTGAACAGTTCTGCATTAACTTTACAAATGAAAAGCTGCAACAGCATTTCAACCAG CATGTGTTCAAGATGGATCAACAAGAATACATAAAAGAGGAAATTAACTGGAGCTACATAGAATTTGTAGATAATCAAGATGTTCTAGACCTTATTGAGAAG AAACCAGGTGGGATCATTGCCCTGCTTGATGAGGCATG TATGTTTCCAAAAGCAACTCATGAGACATTTTCTGAGAGGCTTTATCAGACCTTCAAAGATCACAAGCGGTTCGTTAAGCCAAAACTGACTCGCACAGATTTTACCATCATTCATTATGCAGGAGAG GTTCAATATCAGTCTGATCAGTTTTTAGACAAAAACAAAGACTATGTTGTTCCTGAACATCAGGATTTGTTGTCTGCTTCTCGATGCTCTTTCGTAGCAGGCCTGTTTCCTTCACTTTCTGAAGAGACCACCAAATCATCAAAGTTCTCATCTATCGGTTCCCGTTTTAAG CTGCAGCTGCAGCAGCTGATGGATATACTGAATTCTACTGAGCCCCACTACATTAGATGTGTGAAGCCGAATAATTCTCTAGAACCTTCTGTATTTGATAGTATCAATGTCTTGCAACAACTACGTTCTGGT GGAGTTCTTGAGGCAATCAGAATCAAATGTTCTGGATTTCCTGCTCATAGGACCTTCTCTGAGTTCCTGCAACGATATGGAATGCTTGCAGCAGAGATTCGGAGGGGCAA CTATGAAGAGATGGCTGCATGCAAATTCATCTTGGAAAAGATGGAGCTTACAGGGTATCAG TTGGGGAAAACCAAGGTTTTCTTAAGAGCTGGTCATATGGCCGATTTAGATGCACAAAGAGCCAGATTACTCCGCAGCTCAGCAACAGTCATCCAGCGGCAGGTCAGAACTCGTGCTGCTCGTAATAATTTCATCCTCAAGAGGCAGGCTTCTATTCATATACAATCTCAATGGAGAG GGAAACTCACTCGTGAATTATATAAGGAGATGAAACGAGAGGCAGCTGCTGTCAAAATTCAGAAGAATTTACGTAGACAACTGGCTACAAGATCGTTTAAGGGGATTAAGTCCTCTGCAGTTGTCTTGCAAACAAGTTTGCGGGTAATGGCTGCACGTAAGGAATTAAGAGTCAAGGAGCAAACCAAGGCTGTAACTTTCCTTCAG GCCAATTGGCGCTCTCGCAAAGCTGTTTCATGCTATAAGAAGAGTAAGGAAGCATCAGTTGTTTCCCAACATAGTTTGACAGAAAGTACTGCAGGGAGAGAGCTTATCAACTCGAGCATG GAAGCAGAAGAAACAGATTTACTCCTGGAAAAGAATGATAAACTTGAGAGACAAGTGGAGGAACTCACTTGCCATTTGCAGTCTGAAAAACAATTGAGG ATTGAATTGGAAGAAGCAAAAGGGCGAGAGATAACAGCACTGCTGCATTCCCTGAAAATGATGCAAAACCAAATTGATGAGACAAATGCAGTTCTGTTCAAGGAACGTGAGGCTGCACAAAAGGAAAATGGAGAACGTCTTGTTTTTGCAAAAACATTGATGCTTGATGATGATGCAAAGGAGATTGAGAGCTTAAAG GCATCAGTATgggaagaaaaacaaagagcTGATAGTTCTGAAAGGAAATACGCTGAAGCCCAAGAATTAAGTGAGATAACACGTAAGAAATTAAGAGAAACTGAAAAGAGAGTGTGTCAACTTCAAGACTCTTTGAACAG TGTGGCTCAGGATGTTATATTCCATGTCAGACCAATTTGCAGAGCTGAAAATGATGTTGCACACCTCATCAAACTCGACTTCAACGTCTCGACCCATTGCCCCAAATGTGAAGGTTGA